Proteins from one Streptomyces sp. NBC_00289 genomic window:
- a CDS encoding antibiotic biosynthesis monooxygenase: MAFRVMLRLEIEPGTATDFERAWLTGTDAVTGHPANLGQSLSREPDGTYVIISDWVDEPRFREFEESPAHLEHRATLHPFRKGGSFHVLEILHSIEGRAAVDAR; the protein is encoded by the coding sequence ATGGCCTTCCGCGTGATGCTGCGCCTGGAGATCGAGCCCGGCACGGCGACGGACTTCGAGCGGGCGTGGCTGACCGGCACCGACGCGGTGACCGGCCACCCCGCCAACCTCGGCCAGTCGCTGTCCCGCGAGCCGGACGGCACGTACGTCATCATCAGCGACTGGGTCGACGAGCCGCGCTTCAGGGAGTTCGAGGAGAGCCCCGCCCACCTCGAACACCGCGCCACCCTGCACCCGTTCCGCAAGGGCGGCTCATTCCACGTGCTGGAGATCCTGCACTCCATCGAGGGCAGGGCGGCCGTCGATGCCCGCTGA
- a CDS encoding antibiotic biosynthesis monooxygenase codes for MPADGGGEVRVLVFQAAPDEEQLAAVRAAYHEVSKRLAAVPGMLGNELLRSPLDPSALAVMSRWESLAAFRAWEAGADHREDTAPLRPYRDTRTAAPFAVYEVDAAY; via the coding sequence ATGCCCGCTGACGGCGGCGGCGAGGTCAGGGTGCTCGTGTTCCAGGCGGCGCCGGACGAGGAACAGCTCGCCGCGGTCCGCGCCGCCTACCACGAGGTCAGCAAGCGGCTCGCGGCGGTGCCCGGCATGCTCGGCAACGAACTGCTGCGCAGCCCGCTGGACCCCTCCGCGCTCGCCGTGATGAGCCGCTGGGAGTCGCTCGCCGCCTTCCGGGCGTGGGAGGCGGGCGCCGACCACCGCGAGGACACCGCCCCGCTGCGGCCCTACCGCGACACCCGGACCGCCGCCCCGTTCGCCGTCTACGAGGTCGACGCCGCGTACTGA
- a CDS encoding antibiotic biosynthesis monooxygenase, which translates to MTETAGTRTADGGEPTRVILRMEVYPELAADFERVWLSVGESIAREPANLGQLLVRSTEEEAVYYVLTDWAGERAFRDFEVSHRHTLHRQRLKPFRRGGDMAVTEVVHRLEPVSSEPPAA; encoded by the coding sequence GTGACCGAGACCGCAGGGACCCGCACCGCCGACGGCGGGGAGCCGACCCGGGTGATCCTCCGTATGGAGGTGTACCCGGAGCTGGCCGCCGACTTCGAACGGGTGTGGCTGTCGGTGGGCGAGAGCATCGCCCGCGAACCCGCCAACCTGGGGCAACTGCTGGTCAGGTCCACCGAGGAGGAGGCCGTCTACTACGTCCTCACCGACTGGGCCGGCGAGCGCGCCTTCCGCGACTTCGAGGTCAGCCACCGCCACACCCTGCACCGACAGCGGCTGAAGCCGTTCCGGCGGGGCGGCGACATGGCGGTCACCGAGGTCGTGCACCGGCTCGAGCCGGTCTCGAGCGAGCCTCCGGCCGCGTGA
- a CDS encoding SDR family NAD(P)-dependent oxidoreductase, translating into MDLELRGKKALVTGGTRGVGRGVVLALARAGVDVVTCYQHPSEYVTSLEEELKETGGNHHVLRADLSQPEEIAELLTKVRELHGDRLDLLVNNAGAISHIPYANLSLEEWQRVIATNLTGAHLVIQHALPLLGEGSSVISIGSRAVDAGIPLRSHYTATKAALVGLNRSLAKEFGGQGIRFNIVALGVIETENFHELPHDQKKLMTERYGAKTALGRLGKPDEVAGAVLWLASDLSRYVTGNTIGVDGGIS; encoded by the coding sequence ATGGATCTCGAACTGAGGGGCAAGAAGGCCCTGGTCACCGGCGGCACCCGCGGTGTCGGCCGGGGTGTCGTGCTCGCGCTGGCCCGTGCCGGTGTCGACGTCGTCACCTGCTACCAGCACCCCAGCGAGTACGTCACCAGCCTGGAAGAGGAGCTGAAGGAGACCGGCGGCAACCACCACGTGCTGCGCGCCGACCTGTCGCAGCCGGAGGAGATAGCCGAGCTGCTCACCAAGGTCCGCGAGCTGCACGGCGACCGCCTCGACCTGCTGGTCAACAACGCGGGCGCGATCAGCCACATCCCGTACGCCAACCTCTCCCTCGAGGAGTGGCAGCGCGTCATCGCCACCAACCTCACCGGCGCCCACCTGGTGATCCAGCACGCGCTGCCGCTGCTCGGCGAGGGCTCGTCGGTGATCTCCATCGGCTCCCGGGCCGTGGACGCGGGCATCCCGCTGCGCTCGCACTACACCGCCACCAAGGCCGCGCTGGTCGGCCTGAACCGTTCGCTCGCCAAGGAGTTCGGCGGCCAGGGCATCCGCTTCAACATCGTCGCCCTCGGCGTCATCGAGACCGAGAACTTCCACGAGCTGCCGCACGACCAGAAGAAGCTGATGACCGAGCGGTACGGCGCCAAGACCGCGCTCGGCCGGCTCGGCAAGCCGGACGAGGTGGCCGGAGCCGTCCTGTGGCTCGCCAGCGACCTGTCCCGCTACGTCACCGGCAACACCATCGGCGTCGACGGGGGGATCTCCTGA
- a CDS encoding anthrone oxygenase family protein: protein MLSVLTPLLLLLNGLAAGVLFGTQLGGFPYLASLPADRYVHAHAFFGQRYDPAMPICLIGTVVCDVVLALRAEEAAAQGLFGLAAVLAAATAAISVAKNVPVNRWMRTLDPDDLPADFATRDPRHEWGAWNRRRSWLTVAALAVNCVALGVLL from the coding sequence GACTCCGCTGCTGCTGCTCCTCAACGGGCTCGCCGCCGGGGTGCTCTTCGGCACCCAGCTCGGTGGCTTCCCGTATCTCGCGTCGCTGCCCGCGGACCGCTACGTGCACGCCCACGCGTTCTTCGGGCAGCGCTACGACCCGGCGATGCCCATCTGCCTCATCGGCACCGTGGTCTGTGACGTGGTGCTGGCGCTGCGCGCCGAAGAGGCCGCAGCCCAGGGCCTGTTCGGGCTGGCCGCCGTGCTCGCCGCGGCCACGGCCGCCATCTCCGTCGCCAAGAACGTCCCGGTCAACCGGTGGATGCGCACCCTCGACCCGGACGACCTGCCGGCCGACTTCGCCACCCGCGACCCCCGCCACGAGTGGGGCGCGTGGAACCGCCGGCGCAGTTGGCTCACCGTGGCCGCGCTCGCCGTCAACTGCGTCGCGCTCGGCGTACTGCTCTGA
- a CDS encoding FAD-dependent monooxygenase, protein MPSTGRSALRNTDVLVAGSGPAGLAAALFLAEQGVDCYLLEGRRERVRPPRILGVHPRAMELLRSLGVEEAIRALPSARALARNSGVIAAESLAGHELGALDAKYVVDVDTDLSALSPTTWCLCDEAELEQALRERAERMGVRLRPDSELVSFDRDGWGDDGISAVVRDRATGEEHRIRACCLVDAGGTGGLVRERLGIAFEGQTLGHFVTVRFTADLTGELRGRRFIMAYVDNPGVRGSLMPLDNRSDWLLHVRHDPELEPAESFTEERCADLVRAATGVPGLQPRIESVSPWAGEAKVAERFRSGQVFLAGDAAHVMPPSGGFDAGTGIIDAHNLAWKLVAVLDGWAHPDLLDSYDEERRPVCAATVEQAVLRARDRARLLAAYPDPADPELVQDPLIWLAARYRSSAVMPWDEGTLPGYGLWAAENDGRPGSRAPHLRVRHGGAEISVHDLFGRSMVLLTGPDNRPWQEAVRSIGAELGTPVQLYGVGSDLEDLDDRWPELYGVTAQGAVLVRPDGVVAWRCTDAPIFTRTVLRAMTKRVLRLDRPPAEKGTP, encoded by the coding sequence GTGCCCAGTACAGGCCGGAGTGCGCTCCGGAACACCGATGTCCTGGTGGCCGGCTCGGGGCCGGCCGGGCTGGCGGCGGCTCTCTTCCTCGCCGAACAGGGAGTGGACTGCTACCTGCTGGAAGGCCGGCGGGAGCGGGTCCGCCCGCCGCGCATCCTCGGCGTCCACCCCCGCGCCATGGAACTGCTGCGCTCCCTGGGCGTGGAGGAGGCGATCCGTGCCCTGCCCTCGGCCCGGGCCCTGGCCCGGAACTCGGGGGTGATCGCCGCCGAGTCCCTGGCCGGGCACGAACTCGGCGCCCTGGACGCCAAGTACGTCGTGGACGTCGACACCGACCTGAGTGCCCTGTCGCCCACCACCTGGTGTCTGTGCGACGAGGCCGAGCTGGAGCAGGCCCTGCGGGAGCGGGCGGAGCGGATGGGCGTACGGCTGCGGCCGGACTCCGAGCTCGTCTCCTTCGACCGGGACGGCTGGGGCGACGACGGGATCTCCGCGGTGGTCCGCGACCGGGCCACCGGCGAGGAACACCGCATCAGGGCCTGCTGTCTGGTGGACGCGGGCGGCACCGGCGGCCTCGTGCGCGAGCGGCTGGGCATCGCCTTCGAGGGCCAGACCCTCGGCCACTTCGTCACCGTACGTTTCACCGCGGACCTCACCGGTGAGCTCCGGGGCCGCCGGTTCATCATGGCCTACGTCGACAACCCCGGGGTGCGCGGCTCCCTGATGCCGCTGGACAACCGTTCCGACTGGCTGCTGCACGTGCGCCACGATCCCGAGCTGGAGCCCGCCGAGTCGTTCACCGAGGAGCGCTGCGCCGACCTGGTGCGGGCCGCCACCGGCGTGCCCGGGCTCCAGCCGCGGATCGAGAGCGTCAGCCCGTGGGCCGGGGAGGCGAAGGTCGCCGAGCGCTTCCGGTCCGGCCAGGTGTTCCTGGCCGGGGACGCGGCGCACGTGATGCCGCCGAGCGGCGGCTTCGACGCGGGCACCGGCATCATCGACGCCCACAACCTGGCCTGGAAACTCGTCGCGGTGCTGGACGGCTGGGCCCACCCGGACCTCCTCGACAGCTACGACGAGGAGCGCCGCCCGGTCTGCGCGGCCACCGTCGAACAGGCCGTGCTGCGGGCCCGGGACCGGGCCCGGCTGCTGGCCGCCTACCCGGACCCCGCCGACCCCGAGCTGGTCCAGGACCCCCTGATCTGGCTGGCCGCCAGGTACCGCTCGTCGGCCGTGATGCCCTGGGACGAGGGCACCCTGCCCGGCTACGGGCTGTGGGCGGCGGAGAACGACGGCCGGCCCGGCAGCCGCGCCCCCCATCTGCGGGTGCGCCACGGCGGGGCCGAGATCTCCGTGCACGACCTGTTCGGCCGCTCCATGGTCCTGCTGACCGGGCCGGACAACCGCCCCTGGCAGGAGGCCGTCCGCTCGATCGGCGCCGAACTGGGCACACCCGTCCAGCTGTACGGCGTCGGCAGCGACCTCGAGGACCTCGACGACCGCTGGCCGGAGCTGTACGGCGTCACCGCGCAGGGCGCCGTGCTGGTGCGGCCCGACGGGGTGGTCGCCTGGCGTTGCACCGACGCGCCGATCTTCACCAGGACCGTACTGCGGGCCATGACCAAGCGGGTGCTCCGGCTGGACCGGCCGCCCGCGGAGAAGGGGACACCGTGA
- a CDS encoding NAD(P)-dependent oxidoreductase, translated as MSNSQLAFIGLGNMGGGMARRLLDTGHTLTVYNRTASKAAPLVAAGATLADAPERAAAGHHLVLLSLSDEKAVDEVLFGRVVPVLQPGAVVVDTSTVSPGYARQAAERLAARGLRRVEACVVGNPLQARKGELRVYAAGDPADLYEARPVLEAIGNEVVHVGAPGTAASLKLILNLLLGAQVASLSEAVAYGTAAGLDREQLISVVSASGFSSMVMRFRADLMLKQSYEPAFFRSELMEKDIRLALEAAAQYDTGMPVLAAVRERFASVVAAGDGDKDASVLVEHQS; from the coding sequence ATGAGCAACAGCCAGCTGGCCTTCATCGGCCTCGGCAACATGGGCGGGGGCATGGCCCGGCGGCTGCTCGACACCGGGCACACGCTCACCGTGTACAACCGCACCGCGAGCAAGGCCGCGCCGCTGGTCGCGGCGGGCGCGACGCTCGCCGACGCCCCGGAGCGCGCGGCCGCGGGCCACCACCTGGTCCTGCTGAGCCTCAGCGACGAGAAGGCGGTCGACGAGGTGCTGTTCGGCCGGGTGGTGCCGGTGCTGCAACCCGGTGCCGTCGTCGTCGACACCTCCACCGTCTCGCCCGGCTACGCCCGCCAGGCGGCCGAGCGGCTCGCCGCCAGGGGGCTGCGCAGGGTCGAGGCGTGCGTCGTCGGCAACCCGCTCCAGGCCCGCAAGGGCGAACTGCGCGTGTACGCCGCCGGAGACCCCGCCGACCTGTACGAGGCCCGCCCGGTGCTGGAGGCGATCGGCAACGAGGTCGTCCACGTGGGCGCCCCCGGCACCGCCGCCAGTCTGAAACTCATCCTCAACCTGCTGCTCGGCGCCCAGGTCGCCTCCCTCTCCGAGGCGGTGGCCTACGGCACCGCCGCCGGCCTGGACCGCGAACAGCTGATCAGCGTGGTCTCGGCGAGCGGCTTCAGCTCGATGGTCATGCGGTTTCGCGCTGATCTGATGCTCAAGCAGTCCTACGAACCGGCCTTCTTCCGCTCGGAGTTGATGGAGAAGGACATCCGGCTCGCGCTGGAGGCCGCCGCCCAGTACGACACCGGGATGCCGGTCCTCGCCGCCGTGCGGGAACGGTTCGCGTCCGTGGTGGCCGCGGGCGACGGCGACAAGGACGCCTCCGTGCTCGTGGAGCACCAGTCGTAG